One part of the Arabidopsis thaliana chromosome 1 sequence genome encodes these proteins:
- a CDS encoding UDP-Glycosyltransferase superfamily protein (UDP-Glycosyltransferase superfamily protein; FUNCTIONS IN: transferase activity, transferring glycosyl groups; INVOLVED IN: biosynthetic process; EXPRESSED IN: 22 plant structures; EXPRESSED DURING: 13 growth stages; CONTAINS InterPro DOMAIN/s: Glycosyl transferase, group 1 (InterPro:IPR001296); BEST Arabidopsis thaliana protein match is: UDP-Glycosyltransferase superfamily protein (TAIR:AT3G15940.2); Has 7088 Blast hits to 7079 proteins in 1470 species: Archae - 243; Bacteria - 4881; Metazoa - 13; Fungi - 38; Plants - 140; Viruses - 0; Other Eukaryotes - 1773 (source: NCBI BLink).): protein MEEIRLSPLRQTSVKSSLSGRSTPRGTPRVYSGRTPRRGHGGGGAFQWFRSSRLVYWLLLITLWTYLGFYVQSRWAHDNESKVEFLRFGGRPRKDELYMEKIKGLDVVANENSEALVNITGKDDAGSNKRTDVSLIKKDDGVSRRSLSSKQKTRKTVRTSRSKIRVKQKVIKEVLETKDLDDEQDPQLPLTNATYGKLLGPFGSLEDKVLEWSPHRRSGTCDRKSDFKRLVWSRRFVLLFHELSMTGAPISMMELASELLSCGATVSAVVLSRRGGLMQELSRRRIKVVEDKGELSFKTAMKADLIIAGSAVCTSWIDQYMNHHPAGGSQIAWWIMENRREYFDRAKPVLDRVKMLIFLSESQSRQWLTWCEEEHIKLRSQPVIVPLSVNDELAFVAGIPSSLNTPTLSPEKMRVKRQILRESVRTELGITDSDMLVMSLSSINPTKGQLLLLESIALALSERGQESQRNHKGIIRKEKVSLSSKHRLRGSSRQMKSVSLTLDNGLRREKQELKVLLGSVGSKSNKVGYVKEMLSFLSNSGNLSKSVMWTPATTRVASLYSAADVYVTNSQGVGETFGRVTIEAMAYGLAVVGTDAGGTKEMVQHNMTGLLHSMGRSGNKELAHNLLYLLRNPDERLRLGSEGRKMVEKMYMKQHMYKRFVDVLVKCMRP, encoded by the exons ATGGAGGAGATTCGGTTATCGCCGCTGAGACAGACAAGTGTTAAGTCTTCACTGTCAGGGAGGTCTACTCCAAGGGGTACACCTAGAGTGTATTCTGGTAGGACTCCGCGTAGAGGTCATGGTGGAGGAGGAGCGTTTCAGTGGTTTCGTAGTAGCCGGTTGGTTTATTGGCTGCTTTTGATTACGCTTTGGACGTATCTTGGATTTTATGTTCAGTCTAGGTGGGCACATGATAATGAAAGCAAAGTTGAGTTTTTACGGTTTGGAGGCAGACCGAGAAAGGATGAGTTATATATGGAGAAGATTAAAGGACTGGATGTTGTTGCTAATGAGAATTCTGAGGCTTTGGTTAATATTACTGGTAAAGATGATGCTGGTTCGAATAAGAGGACGGATGTTAGTCTGATCAAGAAAGATGATGGGGTTTCTCGACGGAGCTTGAGTTCCAAGCAGAAGACGAGAAAAACTGTCCGGACTTCTCGTAGTAAGATCCGTGTTAAGCAGAAGGTGATTAAAGAGGTACTTGAGACTAAGGATTTGGATGATGAGCAAGATCCACAACTTCCATTGACAAATGCTACTTATGGTAAGCTTCTTGGTCCCTTTGGATCACTAGAGGATAAAGTTCTTGAATGGAGCCCGCATAGAAGATCTGGGACTTGCGACAGGAAATCAGATTTTAAACGCCTTGTTTGGTCAAGGAGATTCGTCCTGCTTTTCCACGAGCTATCAATGACTGGTGCTCCAATTTCTATGATGGAGCTGGCTTCAGAGCTTTTGAGCTGTGGTGCAACAGTCTCTGCAGTAGTTCTTAGCAGGAGAGGTGGATTGATGCAAGAGCTCAGTAGGAGAAGGATCAAAGTTGTTGAAGACAAAGGAGAACTCAGCTTCAAGACTGCCATGAAAGCAGATTTGATCATCGCAGGATCAGCAGTGTGTACCTCATGGATAG ATCAATACATGAATCATCATCCAGCTGGTGGAAGTCAAATAGCTTGGTGGATAATGGAGAATCGACGAGAATACTTTGATCGAGCGAAACCAGTTCTTGACCGAGTGAAAATGCTGATTTTCTTATCTGAATCACAGAGCAGACAATGGTTAACATGGTGCGAGGAGGAGCATATAAAGCTTAGATCACAACCAGTGATTGTTCCACTATCTGTTAATGATGAGTTAGCTTTTGTAGCGGGGATTCCTTCTTCACTCAACACACCAACACTTTCACCAGAGAAAATGAGGGTGAAGAGACAAATATTACGCGAATCAGTGAGAACAGAGTTAGGAATAACAGATTCAGATATGCTTGTGATGTCTCTTAGCAGCATAAACCCAACAAAGGGacaacttcttctccttgaaTCTATTGCCTTGGCTCTTTCTGAGAGAGGACAAGAATCTCAAAGGAATCACAAGGGGATCATTAGGAAAGAAAAGGTTAGTCTCTCCAGCAAACATCGTTTAAGAGGTTCATCACGACAGATGAAAAGTGTTTCTCTCACACTTGACAATGGCTtaagaagagagaagcaagAACTTAAAGTTCTTTTAGGATCCGTGGGTTCAAAGAGCAACAAAGTTGGATACGTTAAAGAGATGTTAAGCTTCTTGTCAAACAGCGGAAACTTATCTAAGTCGGTAATGTGGACTCCTGCAACAACCCGTGTTGCTTCATTATACTCTGCAGCAGATGTCTACGTTACAAACTCCCAG GGAGTTGGTGAAACATTTGGTAGAGTGACAATCGAAGCAATGGCTTATGGACTTGCAGTGGTGGGAACAGATGCAGGAGGAACCAAAGAGATGGTTCAACACAACATGACTGGTCTACTTCACTCAATGGGGAGATCCGGTAACAAAGAATTAGCTCATAATCTCTTGTATCTACTTAGGAATCCAGACGAGAGGCTACGATTGGGGAGTGAAGGACGCAAAATGGTTGAGAAAATGTACATGAAGCAACATATGTACAAGCGATTCGTCGATGTTCTGGTCAAATGCATGAGACCTTAA
- a CDS encoding Ubiquitin carboxyl-terminal hydrolase-related protein, with translation MESSSSITEGKPYKDANDHIAKGNYIEALKILEDLIRIHREDQNAWLIRIKQGQVFLKLSLETENSDMEFTYLLGSVGCYSEDERLSPFCANSLHMLANKLGSLMYYKKCLVKAKLALSVTFQDITDPVVRQIRFNEKQKQILRIIKDAESKIASPETLVASTMKQVSKPKVLESEKIPETRQGVVKRLRSFWVGLDVKVKRDFMKVNIAKLLSFVERVRYRDGRDVLENVLASARKDMIWTFWMCCSKRFSSAEECKNHLEEVHAADFKPGTKKDKVQRIGKDWARKISNGSWEPVDAAAAVEMIKNQLADVKAFASKCKNGWSKEWPLAADEERGKLLKEIKLLLVSLCDHKTLSCSVRDWVMYFPVKHLEKLEVSAQSLVDSLLVETPQSICFLECPELNQILDFLNNLKCERNDGAKLVSRAVDSFLDRTRVKENIDFDPQFSYLLLDRRLLKSNNAPCDDERTINVFDPIAHYAKAHAQGDDIIPWLYDNISVDKIFPKPIREYNLDIWLAVLRAVQFTCRNLETKYTNRKLLLGYVTSLMIIERICMSEDERRRNLQEDQWIRYASILCDECEEILPEISVDRKIFLGAVRDVLEGALLPPFDVPDLDDCLNLIREQKSCRDDKVLESIGLLTLVVTHKVLLIDSKILLIENSRISLLNNLARLSAFDNRTYILQLMKPFLLNEIMNMERKAKADAVAADLALEEEKKAQSKKKNDKINKRASMSKFSPLDQTVEHKPPVNLELKTVEEDSMEPENALASESGPLESSSKTQNQEEATKDGPAEMLDMPKEDSLSAHSESAIGGAAARYNSALDMTLKALLNIKVLKEDLKNNTQRFQQVPSALQHFFNAFVSESIKTEGVYSCILSDLLSSLEEVISMSSDAAKVVVAILEFWCCWKNPEGESLVTRLFTLAENERMSCRKCRWITNYPEKSSYAIVMPADSIRQLKCAFESMKFVDILKVIRMEYQKSCNIKTGGCGESNFVHHFISRCPPVFTIVLEWEKSETEKEISETTKALDLELDISRLYVGLEPNTNYRLVSMVGCGEEEEHFCLAYENNRWVNLGRESLAGEDVSNWKSEVIFFGDFKVNLRQESLSGEDDGNWKSVVSFFGERKIRPEILFYEAVGSMA, from the exons AtggagtcttcttcttctatcacGGAGGGAAAACCCTACAAAGATGCAAATGATCACATCGCTAAAGGTAACTACATCGAGGCATTGAAGATACTTGAAGATTTGATTCGAATCCATAGAGAAGATCAAAACGCATGGCTTATTCGTATCAAACAAGGTCAAGTATTCTTAAAACTATCGCTAGAAACAGAGAACTCTGATATGGAATTCACATACTTGTTAGGTTCTGTGGGATGTTACTCGGAAGATGAGAGGTTATCACCATTTTGTGCAAATTCGCTTCACATGTTGGCCAACAAGCTTGGATCTTTGATGTACTACAAGAAGTGTTTGGTGAAAGCAAAACTAGCTTTATCTGTTACTTTCCAGGATATCACGGATCCTGTTGTTCGGCAAATACGATTCAATGAAAAACAGAAGCAGATATTGAGAATAATCAAAGATGCAGAGTCTAAGATTGCTTCTCCGGAGACTCTAGTTGCTTCTACTATGAAACAAGTCTCTAAACCAAAAGTTTTGGAGTCAGAGAAAATTCCAGAGACACGTCAGGGCGTGGTGAAAAGATTGAGGTCGTTTTGGGTGGGATTGGATGTGAAGGTCAAAAGAGACTTTATGAAAGTAAACATTGCAAAGCTTTTATCTTTTGTCGAGAGAGTCCGTTACAGAGATGGACGAGATGTTTTGGAGAACGTTCTTGCTTCTGCAAGGAAAGACATGATATGGACATTCTGGATGTGTTGTTCGAAGAGGTTCTCTAGTGCTGAGGAATGTAAGAATCATCTTGAAGAAGTACATGCTGCAGATTTTAAACCTGGTACAAAAAAGGATAAGGTCCAGAGAATAGGGAAGGACTGGGCTCGTAAGATATCAAATGGAAGTTGGGAACCAGTGGATGCAGCGGCTGCGGTTGAAATGATCAAGAATCAGCTCGCAGATGTGAAAGCGTTTGCATCTAAATGTAAGAATGGGTGGTCCAAAGAATGGCCTTTAGCTGCGGATGAAGAGCGCGGTAAGTTACTCAAGGAAATCAAATTGCTCCTTGTGTCTCTTTGTGACCATAAAACGTTATCATGCAGTGTTCGAGACTGGGTGATGTATTTTCCGGTTAAGCATCTTGAAAAACTTGAAGTCTCTGCACAGAGTCTTGTCGATTCTCTACTAGTGGAAACACCTCAGAGTATCTGTTTTTTGGAATGTCCTGAACTCAATCAGATTCTAGACTTTCTAAATAACTTAAAGTGTGAAAGGAATGATGGTGCAAAGCTGGTTAGCAGAGCAGTGGACAGTTTCTTGGATCGTACTCGGGTTAAAGAAAATATCGACTTTGACCCTCAGTTTTCATATCTGCTTCTGGATAGAAGACTGCTGAAAAGCAATAACGCTCCATGTGATGATGAAAGAACAATCAATGTTTTTGATCCCATTGCCCACTACGCCAAGGCACATGCTCAGGGAGATGATATCATACCTTGGTTATATGACAACATTTCAGTAGATAAGATCTTTCCCAAACCTATCAGGGAATACAATCTTGATATATGGCTAGCTGTTCTCAGAGCTGTTCAGTTCACATGTAGGAATCTGGAAACCAAATATACAAATCGAAAGTTGCTCTTAGGTTATGTCACAAGTCTTATGATAATCGAGAGAATATGTATGAGTGAAGATGAAAGGAGAAGGAATCTTCAGGAAGATCAGTGGATCAGATACGCATCTATTCTGTGCGATGAGTGTGAAGAGATACTCCCTGAAATTTCCGTtgatagaaaaatattctTGGGTGCAGTACGAGATGTTTTGGAAGGAGCATTGCTTCCACCATTTGATGTCCCTGATTTAGATGACTGCTTGAATCTTATACGTGAGCAGAAAAGTTGTAGGGACGATAAAGTGCTGGAGTCCATAGGCCTTCTGACATTAGTGGTCACCCACAAG GTTCTTCTAATCGACTCAAAGATTTTGCTGATTGAAAATTCAAGGATTAGCTTGCTAAACAACCTCGCCAGGCTTTCTGCATTTGACAACCGCACTTATATTCTTCAACTGATGAAACCTTTCTTGCTG AATGAAATAATGAATATGGAACGCAAAGCCAAGGCAGATGCAGTAGCAGCAGATCTTGCACtcgaggaggagaagaaggcacagtcaaagaagaagaatgataaaataaacaaG AGAGCTTCAATGAGCAAGTTTAGTCCCCTTGATCAGACTGTTGAACA TAAACCTCCTGTCAACCTTGAACTAAAAACGGTGGAAGAAGATTCTATGGAACCAGAAAATGCTCTTGCAAGTGAGAGTGGTCCATTGGAAAGTTcatccaaaactcaaaatcaagaGGAAGCTACTAAAGATGGCCCTGCAG AGATGCTAGACATGCCTAAAGAAGATTCACTGTCGGCACATTCAGAGTCAGCAATTGGAGGAGCTGCAGCCAGATACAATTCAGCTCTTGACATGACGCTGAAG GCTCTCTTGAACATTAAAGTTCTCAAAGAAGATCTGAAGAACAATACACAACGATTTCAACAAGTTCCTTCTGCACtgcaacatttttttaatgctTTTGTGTCAGAGAGCATAAAAACTGAGGGAGTCTACAGTTGCATCTTGAGCGACTTACTTAGTTCCCTAGAAGAAGTTATTTCCATG TCGAGTGATGCTGCTAAGGTAGTTGTAGCCATCCTTGAGTTTTGGTGTTGCTGGAAAAATCCAGAAGGAGAAAGCTTGGTAACTCGCCTTTTTACGTTGGCggaaaatgaaagaatgaGTTGTAGAAAATGCAGATGGATTACAAATTATCCAGAGAAAAGTTCTTATGCCATTGTTATGCCTGCAGATTCAATCAGACAACTTAAG TGTGCTTTTGAGAGTATGAAGTTTGTGGACATACTAAAAGTGATCCGCATGGAATATCAAAAGTCATGCAACATTAAAACAGGAGGTTGTGGAGAGTCAAACTTTGTTCATCACTTTATAAGTAGATGCCCGCCTGTCTTCACAATTG TCTTGGAATGGGAGAAGAGTGAAACTGAGAAAGAAATATCTGAAACAACAAAGGCTTTAGACTTGGAGTTAGATATCAGCAGGCTATACGTAGGCTTAGAACCAAACACTAACTACCGGCTGGTGTCAATG GTCGGttgtggtgaagaagaagaacactttTGTTTAGCTTATGAAAACAACCGGTGGGTCAATCTGGGACGAGAGTCTTTAGCAGGAGAG GATGTCAGTAACTGGAAGAGTGAGGTCATTTTCTTTGGAGATTTTAAGGTCAATCTCAGACAAGAGTCTTTATCAGGAGAG GATGATGGCAACTGGAAGAGTGTGGTCAGTTTCTTTGGAGAAAGGAAGATTCGACCAGAGATTCTATTTTATGAAGCTGTCGGATCGATGGCCTAA
- a CDS encoding Ubiquitin carboxyl-terminal hydrolase-related protein (Ubiquitin carboxyl-terminal hydrolase-related protein; FUNCTIONS IN: ubiquitin thiolesterase activity; INVOLVED IN: ubiquitin-dependent protein catabolic process; LOCATED IN: cellular_component unknown; CONTAINS InterPro DOMAIN/s: Protein of unknown function DUF627 (InterPro:IPR006866), Peptidase C19, ubiquitin carboxyl-terminal hydrolase 2 (InterPro:IPR001394), Protein of unknown function DUF629 (InterPro:IPR006865); BEST Arabidopsis thaliana protein match is: Ubiquitin carboxyl-terminal hydrolase-related protein (TAIR:AT1G52450.1); Has 246 Blast hits to 212 proteins in 30 species: Archae - 0; Bacteria - 20; Metazoa - 11; Fungi - 4; Plants - 197; Viruses - 0; Other Eukaryotes - 14 (source: NCBI BLink).), with protein sequence MESSSSITEGKPYKDANDHIAKGNYIEALKILEDLIRIHREDQNAWLIRIKQGQVFLKLSLETENSDMEFTYLLGSVGCYSEDERLSPFCANSLHMLANKLGSLMYYKKCLVKAKLALSVTFQDITDPVVRQIRFNEKQKQILRIIKDAESKIASPETLVASTMKQVSKPKVLESEKIPETRQGVVKRLRSFWVGLDVKVKRDFMKVNIAKLLSFVERVRYRDGRDVLENVLASARKDMIWTFWMCCSKRFSSAEECKNHLEEVHAADFKPGTKKDKVQRIGKDWARKISNGSWEPVDAAAAVEMIKNQLADVKAFASKCKNGWSKEWPLAADEERGKLLKEIKLLLVSLCDHKTLSCSVRDWVMYFPVKHLEKLEVSAQSLVDSLLVETPQSICFLECPELNQILDFLNNLKCERNDGAKLVSRAVDSFLDRTRVKENIDFDPQFSYLLLDRRLLKSNNAPCDDERTINVFDPIAHYAKAHAQGDDIIPWLYDNISVDKIFPKPIREYNLDIWLAVLRAVQFTCRNLETKYTNRKLLLGYVTSLMIIERICMSEDERRRNLQEDQWIRYASILCDECEEILPEISVDRKIFLGAVRDVLEGALLPPFDVPDLDDCLNLIREQKSCRDDKVLESIGLLTLVVTHKVLLIDSKILLIENSRISLLNNLARLSAFDNRTYILQLMKPFLLNEIMNMERKAKADAVAADLALEEEKKAQSKKKNDKINKQRASMSKFSPLDQTVEHKPPVNLELKTVEEDSMEPENALASESGPLESSSKTQNQEEATKDGPAEMLDMPKEDSLSAHSESAIGGAAARYNSALDMTLKALLNIKVLKEDLKNNTQRFQQVPSALQHFFNAFVSESIKTEGVYSCILSDLLSSLEEVISMSSDAAKVVVAILEFWCCWKNPEGESLVTRLFTLAENERMSCRKCRWITNYPEKSSYAIVMPADSIRQLKCAFESMKFVDILKVIRMEYQKSCNIKTGGCGESNFVHHFISRCPPVFTIVLEWEKSETEKEISETTKALDLELDISRLYVGLEPNTNYRLVSMVGCGEEEEHFCLAYENNRWVNLGRESLAGEDVSNWKSEVIFFGDFKVNLRQESLSGEDDGNWKSVVSFFGERKIRPEILFYEAVGSMA encoded by the exons AtggagtcttcttcttctatcacGGAGGGAAAACCCTACAAAGATGCAAATGATCACATCGCTAAAGGTAACTACATCGAGGCATTGAAGATACTTGAAGATTTGATTCGAATCCATAGAGAAGATCAAAACGCATGGCTTATTCGTATCAAACAAGGTCAAGTATTCTTAAAACTATCGCTAGAAACAGAGAACTCTGATATGGAATTCACATACTTGTTAGGTTCTGTGGGATGTTACTCGGAAGATGAGAGGTTATCACCATTTTGTGCAAATTCGCTTCACATGTTGGCCAACAAGCTTGGATCTTTGATGTACTACAAGAAGTGTTTGGTGAAAGCAAAACTAGCTTTATCTGTTACTTTCCAGGATATCACGGATCCTGTTGTTCGGCAAATACGATTCAATGAAAAACAGAAGCAGATATTGAGAATAATCAAAGATGCAGAGTCTAAGATTGCTTCTCCGGAGACTCTAGTTGCTTCTACTATGAAACAAGTCTCTAAACCAAAAGTTTTGGAGTCAGAGAAAATTCCAGAGACACGTCAGGGCGTGGTGAAAAGATTGAGGTCGTTTTGGGTGGGATTGGATGTGAAGGTCAAAAGAGACTTTATGAAAGTAAACATTGCAAAGCTTTTATCTTTTGTCGAGAGAGTCCGTTACAGAGATGGACGAGATGTTTTGGAGAACGTTCTTGCTTCTGCAAGGAAAGACATGATATGGACATTCTGGATGTGTTGTTCGAAGAGGTTCTCTAGTGCTGAGGAATGTAAGAATCATCTTGAAGAAGTACATGCTGCAGATTTTAAACCTGGTACAAAAAAGGATAAGGTCCAGAGAATAGGGAAGGACTGGGCTCGTAAGATATCAAATGGAAGTTGGGAACCAGTGGATGCAGCGGCTGCGGTTGAAATGATCAAGAATCAGCTCGCAGATGTGAAAGCGTTTGCATCTAAATGTAAGAATGGGTGGTCCAAAGAATGGCCTTTAGCTGCGGATGAAGAGCGCGGTAAGTTACTCAAGGAAATCAAATTGCTCCTTGTGTCTCTTTGTGACCATAAAACGTTATCATGCAGTGTTCGAGACTGGGTGATGTATTTTCCGGTTAAGCATCTTGAAAAACTTGAAGTCTCTGCACAGAGTCTTGTCGATTCTCTACTAGTGGAAACACCTCAGAGTATCTGTTTTTTGGAATGTCCTGAACTCAATCAGATTCTAGACTTTCTAAATAACTTAAAGTGTGAAAGGAATGATGGTGCAAAGCTGGTTAGCAGAGCAGTGGACAGTTTCTTGGATCGTACTCGGGTTAAAGAAAATATCGACTTTGACCCTCAGTTTTCATATCTGCTTCTGGATAGAAGACTGCTGAAAAGCAATAACGCTCCATGTGATGATGAAAGAACAATCAATGTTTTTGATCCCATTGCCCACTACGCCAAGGCACATGCTCAGGGAGATGATATCATACCTTGGTTATATGACAACATTTCAGTAGATAAGATCTTTCCCAAACCTATCAGGGAATACAATCTTGATATATGGCTAGCTGTTCTCAGAGCTGTTCAGTTCACATGTAGGAATCTGGAAACCAAATATACAAATCGAAAGTTGCTCTTAGGTTATGTCACAAGTCTTATGATAATCGAGAGAATATGTATGAGTGAAGATGAAAGGAGAAGGAATCTTCAGGAAGATCAGTGGATCAGATACGCATCTATTCTGTGCGATGAGTGTGAAGAGATACTCCCTGAAATTTCCGTtgatagaaaaatattctTGGGTGCAGTACGAGATGTTTTGGAAGGAGCATTGCTTCCACCATTTGATGTCCCTGATTTAGATGACTGCTTGAATCTTATACGTGAGCAGAAAAGTTGTAGGGACGATAAAGTGCTGGAGTCCATAGGCCTTCTGACATTAGTGGTCACCCACAAG GTTCTTCTAATCGACTCAAAGATTTTGCTGATTGAAAATTCAAGGATTAGCTTGCTAAACAACCTCGCCAGGCTTTCTGCATTTGACAACCGCACTTATATTCTTCAACTGATGAAACCTTTCTTGCTG AATGAAATAATGAATATGGAACGCAAAGCCAAGGCAGATGCAGTAGCAGCAGATCTTGCACtcgaggaggagaagaaggcacagtcaaagaagaagaatgataaaataaacaaG CAGAGAGCTTCAATGAGCAAGTTTAGTCCCCTTGATCAGACTGTTGAACA TAAACCTCCTGTCAACCTTGAACTAAAAACGGTGGAAGAAGATTCTATGGAACCAGAAAATGCTCTTGCAAGTGAGAGTGGTCCATTGGAAAGTTcatccaaaactcaaaatcaagaGGAAGCTACTAAAGATGGCCCTGCAG AGATGCTAGACATGCCTAAAGAAGATTCACTGTCGGCACATTCAGAGTCAGCAATTGGAGGAGCTGCAGCCAGATACAATTCAGCTCTTGACATGACGCTGAAG GCTCTCTTGAACATTAAAGTTCTCAAAGAAGATCTGAAGAACAATACACAACGATTTCAACAAGTTCCTTCTGCACtgcaacatttttttaatgctTTTGTGTCAGAGAGCATAAAAACTGAGGGAGTCTACAGTTGCATCTTGAGCGACTTACTTAGTTCCCTAGAAGAAGTTATTTCCATG TCGAGTGATGCTGCTAAGGTAGTTGTAGCCATCCTTGAGTTTTGGTGTTGCTGGAAAAATCCAGAAGGAGAAAGCTTGGTAACTCGCCTTTTTACGTTGGCggaaaatgaaagaatgaGTTGTAGAAAATGCAGATGGATTACAAATTATCCAGAGAAAAGTTCTTATGCCATTGTTATGCCTGCAGATTCAATCAGACAACTTAAG TGTGCTTTTGAGAGTATGAAGTTTGTGGACATACTAAAAGTGATCCGCATGGAATATCAAAAGTCATGCAACATTAAAACAGGAGGTTGTGGAGAGTCAAACTTTGTTCATCACTTTATAAGTAGATGCCCGCCTGTCTTCACAATTG TCTTGGAATGGGAGAAGAGTGAAACTGAGAAAGAAATATCTGAAACAACAAAGGCTTTAGACTTGGAGTTAGATATCAGCAGGCTATACGTAGGCTTAGAACCAAACACTAACTACCGGCTGGTGTCAATG GTCGGttgtggtgaagaagaagaacactttTGTTTAGCTTATGAAAACAACCGGTGGGTCAATCTGGGACGAGAGTCTTTAGCAGGAGAG GATGTCAGTAACTGGAAGAGTGAGGTCATTTTCTTTGGAGATTTTAAGGTCAATCTCAGACAAGAGTCTTTATCAGGAGAG GATGATGGCAACTGGAAGAGTGTGGTCAGTTTCTTTGGAGAAAGGAAGATTCGACCAGAGATTCTATTTTATGAAGCTGTCGGATCGATGGCCTAA
- a CDS encoding alpha/beta-Hydrolases superfamily protein (alpha/beta-Hydrolases superfamily protein; BEST Arabidopsis thaliana protein match is: alpha/beta-Hydrolases superfamily protein (TAIR:AT1G52460.1); Has 30201 Blast hits to 17322 proteins in 780 species: Archae - 12; Bacteria - 1396; Metazoa - 17338; Fungi - 3422; Plants - 5037; Viruses - 0; Other Eukaryotes - 2996 (source: NCBI BLink).), with protein sequence MAASDSRNNRADEPGFVVQPKGEHRVIIVWLHDKDERSSDSLQFVEQLNLKNVKWICPSLVFPDSFIKGVGGLGMGAAVALHFATSCALNHYTINPRVVVGISGWLSNSGSLKRSIESASHGAPARAASQSIFITHGICDSVPHPCDCGEEAVLSLREAGFRDVKFTPFARFGPTAHENNRNVMVKSWLEEKLQLDVTIP encoded by the exons ATGGCGGCTTCTG ATAGTAGAAACAACAGAGCAGATGAACCTGGTTTTGTTGTGCAACCTAAAGGAGAGCATAGAGTCATTATAGTATGGCTGCATGATAAGGATGAGCGTTCCTCTGA TTCACTTCAGTTTGTGGAACAATTGAATCTTAAAAAT GTCAAATGGATATGTCCCTCTCTCGTGTTCCCCGATTCAT tCATAAAAGGAGTGGGAGGTTTAGGAATGGGTGCAGCAGTAGCTCTCCACTTTGCAACAAGTTGTGCTCTTAACCATTATACTATAAATCCCCGAGTTGTTGTTGGAATCAGCGGGTGGCTTTCTAATTCGGG GAGCCTAAAACGCAGTATAGAATCTGCTTCACATGGGGCTCCAGCTCGTGCTGCATCGCAGTCAATCTTTATTACGCATGGAATAT GCGATTCTGTTCCTCACCCCTGTGACTGTGGAGAAGAAGCTGTTTTGTCCCTTAGAGAGGCTGGATTTAGAGACGTCAAGTTCACACCATTTGCAAG GTTTGGACCGACTGCTCATGAGAACAATCGCAACGTAATGGTCAAAAGCTGGTTGGAAGAGAAGCTCCAGCTCGATGTTACTATACCATAG